The Juglans microcarpa x Juglans regia isolate MS1-56 chromosome 2D, Jm3101_v1.0, whole genome shotgun sequence DNA window TACAACCCACTCCTGAGCCAGCACCTCAATCCCGTGCTGCGGGCTCCGTGCCCTCGTCACCATCTCGCACATCTCAAATCCAACCAGCATCGGGGACATCCCTTAACCAGCCTTGGTCTCCATCTCgtaattttttctctcaaccTACTGGCCTAAAGACATCACAACCAACTGGTGCAACTACATTACAATCCACAATTCAAGAAAGCTCTCAGCCTACACTCACTGCCACTCAGCCCCCATCTTCTCTCTCTGAGAAAGAACCAAAACCAGTGGTTTCCCAGAAACAAACCCCAGTTGAAACCTCCTCTCAACTAGATGGAGTGGTGACACGGCCAAAAAAAGTTTTCCTAACTACTGATCAACCCCAGAAGTCAGATTCTGATGCCATTGGTGGTGATGCTAAGCCAAAGTCAGAGGAAAGGGAAGGAGAGAAGAAAGTAGTGCGAGGAATAACTGAAGAAAGAACAAGTGCTGCATTTCAAGCAAAAGAAAAGCCGAAGCCGGAGAAGGAAGAAACTTTTGACAGAAAGGAGGCAATATACTCCGCCAGTTCTAGTGCAAAACAGATCAACACTACAAGTTCAAAGCATCCGAAAGATAGGAAAATATCAAGCAAATCAACTACACAAAAGCCGAGTACTGTTGTCTCCGACGGGGAACAGCTTCCACCGCATGAAGAGGTAAGGAAAGATATTTTGAAGTATCTTCAAAAGCTGACCACTAGCTATCCGATTGATGAAAAACCAGTCAGTGTCATAACCATAGCTGGTGGAAATGAAGGAGCATCAATGCACTTAGGTTTAGAGTGGgctgaaaaagaaggaaaggtCCACATTCAGCGAGGTTACAAGCTCAATCCAACTGAGAGCACTGAAGCTACCGCTGATGGAGAGGGGAGCTCCAAGGCTAAGAGATCCgaaaatccaatcacaaaagAAAACCCGCCATCAAGAGCATACGTCAATAGCAACGTACAGAGTGTCAACAACTCGATGTTGTTTGACAATTCCATCACCGAAAGGAATCCTGGCGTCCAGTTGGTTGTATCCAATGAACAAAAAGAACCGGTCAAATCAAGTGGTAAACCGGAGGCTCTTGAAACACGCAAGGCTGAATCCAACATCACCCCACCCGAGAAGCTTACATATGAGCCAACCGTAGAAAGACAGTGCCTCATGACAGGGCTTTTCGTGGAACCAACTTCAAG harbors:
- the LOC121249211 gene encoding proteoglycan 4-like, whose amino-acid sequence is MLDLPDKENLSEGIPDMSLPPTKAKKQEESASFKAQNNAVRRDSPGSTGPPLPQAQVPQRTEPQPSEPVPQSRAGGSVPSSPSRTSQIQPASGTSLNPPWSPSRNFFSQPTGLKTSQPTGATTLQPTPEPAPQSRAAGSVPSSPSRTSQIQPASGTSLNQPWSPSRNFFSQPTGLKTSQPTGATTLQSTIQESSQPTLTATQPPSSLSEKEPKPVVSQKQTPVETSSQLDGVVTRPKKVFLTTDQPQKSDSDAIGGDAKPKSEEREGEKKVVRGITEERTSAAFQAKEKPKPEKEETFDRKEAIYSASSSAKQINTTSSKHPKDRKISSKSTTQKPSTVVSDGEQLPPHEEVRKDILKYLQKLTTSYPIDEKPVSVITIAGGNEGASMHLGLEWAEKEGKVHIQRGYKLNPTESTEATADGEGSSKAKRSENPITKENPPSRAYVNSNVQSVNNSMLFDNSITERNPGVQLVVSNEQKEPVKSSGKPEALETRKAESNITPPEKLTYEPTVERQCLMTGLFVEPTSSDSDPDNAGKPRRHGSETDSVGKTDKEKEIGIL